In Rubrobacter radiotolerans DSM 5868, a genomic segment contains:
- a CDS encoding HPP family protein yields MTGRTDLRQRLVGRLGERWGGALFSFVACLLAVGVCGLAGYAVGQPLVFPSLGPTAYLFFETPLGERASVRNSLIGHGVALLVGAFSVLLFGLWGDPSVLQEGVTLARVGVAAFSVALTGAALLLVRASHPPAGATVLIVSLGLLDSVTQIVSLAAGVVLVTAAGWLVNRACGVPVPLWAARSRADESPT; encoded by the coding sequence TTGACCGGACGCACGGACCTCCGGCAGCGGCTCGTCGGGCGGCTCGGGGAACGGTGGGGCGGGGCGCTCTTTTCGTTTGTTGCGTGTCTTCTTGCGGTGGGCGTCTGCGGACTTGCGGGCTACGCCGTCGGACAGCCGCTCGTCTTCCCGAGCCTCGGACCGACGGCGTACCTGTTCTTCGAGACGCCGCTCGGGGAGCGTGCGAGCGTGCGCAACTCCCTGATCGGCCACGGCGTGGCGCTTCTTGTCGGGGCGTTCTCGGTTCTTCTCTTCGGGCTCTGGGGGGACCCGAGCGTCCTCCAGGAGGGCGTTACGCTCGCGCGGGTCGGGGTGGCGGCGTTCTCCGTTGCGCTCACGGGGGCGGCGCTGCTCCTCGTGCGCGCCTCGCACCCCCCGGCGGGTGCGACGGTCCTGATCGTCAGCCTCGGCCTGCTCGACTCCGTCACGCAGATCGTCTCCCTCGCGGCGGGCGTCGTCCTTGTCACCGCCGCGGGCTGGCTCGTAAACCGCGCCTGCGGAGTACCCGTCCCGCTCTGGGCCGCGCGCAGCCGAGCGGACGAGTCTCCTACCTGA
- a CDS encoding molybdopterin oxidoreductase family protein produces MTQKSAPQRIRDPWGERTPYGRDGEWPARVDEHLEEGVSEGDVDRWVRTASILHSNGDALDIAVKDGRIVGVRGRENDRVNRGRLGPKDLFGWQANGSSDRLKRPLVRDGNGKLVETSWDEAMERIVARSKELLERKGPLAFGFYTTGQLFLEEYYTLGVIGKAGLGTPHMDGNTRLCTATAGQALKESFGSDGQPGSYSDVDHADAILLVGHNMAETQSVTWMHVLDRLAGEDPPKLVVVDPRRTPVAEAAAVHLPVRNGTNLALLNALVRELIANDWIDREYVEAHTLGFEELEATVRECTPEWAEEVCGVPAERVREAARVIGTEERLLSTVLQGVYQSHQATASACAVNNIHLLRGMLGRPGCGVLQFNGQPTAQNTRETGANGDLPAFRNWDNPEHIQQLADLWNVDRMVIPHWAPPTHAMQIFRYAEQGSIELLWISGTNPAVSLPDLSRIREILRKEDLFVVAQDIFPTETTELADVVLPAATWGEKTGTYTNTDRTVHLSEAAVEPPGEARHDLDIFLDYARRMDLRDKDGAPLIKWAHPEEAFEAWKACTRGRLCDYTGLTYEKLRGESGIQWPCNAQNPDGTERLYRDADFNTHTETCETYGHDLLTGATNSEKEHRAMAPEGRALLKAASYTPPHEEPGESYPLRLTTGRTIYHFHTRTKTARAPELNAAAPEAWVEMNRSDAESAGVGEGDVVRVESPRGWFEAPARLTEIKEGVVFAPFHYGYFDSEEARPGRHPRAANEATITSWDPVSKQPLFKVAAVKVTKVGNGG; encoded by the coding sequence ATGACGCAGAAGAGCGCACCGCAGAGAATACGCGACCCCTGGGGCGAGAGGACGCCCTACGGCCGCGACGGCGAATGGCCCGCAAGGGTCGACGAGCACCTGGAGGAGGGGGTCTCCGAAGGCGACGTGGACCGCTGGGTGCGGACGGCCTCGATCCTCCACTCAAACGGCGACGCCCTCGACATCGCCGTCAAGGACGGCCGTATCGTCGGTGTCCGGGGCCGGGAGAACGACCGCGTGAACCGGGGTCGCCTCGGACCGAAGGACCTCTTCGGCTGGCAGGCGAACGGTTCGTCCGACCGCCTGAAGCGGCCGCTCGTTCGCGACGGGAACGGCAAGCTCGTCGAGACCTCCTGGGACGAGGCGATGGAACGCATCGTGGCGCGGTCGAAGGAGCTTCTTGAGCGCAAGGGGCCGCTCGCGTTCGGGTTCTACACGACGGGGCAGCTCTTCCTTGAGGAGTACTACACGCTCGGGGTTATCGGCAAGGCCGGGCTCGGGACACCGCACATGGACGGCAACACCCGCCTGTGCACCGCAACTGCCGGGCAGGCGCTCAAGGAGAGCTTCGGGAGCGACGGCCAGCCCGGCTCCTACTCTGACGTAGACCACGCCGATGCGATCCTCCTCGTCGGACACAACATGGCCGAGACACAGTCCGTGACCTGGATGCACGTCCTTGACCGGCTCGCCGGAGAAGACCCGCCGAAGCTCGTCGTCGTAGACCCGCGCCGGACCCCCGTCGCCGAGGCCGCGGCCGTCCACCTGCCCGTAAGGAACGGCACGAACCTCGCGCTTCTGAACGCTCTTGTCCGGGAGCTGATCGCAAACGACTGGATCGACCGGGAGTACGTCGAGGCCCACACCCTCGGCTTCGAAGAGCTGGAGGCGACCGTCCGGGAGTGCACGCCCGAGTGGGCCGAGGAGGTCTGCGGCGTTCCGGCGGAGCGTGTCCGGGAGGCCGCGAGGGTTATCGGGACGGAGGAGCGGCTCCTCTCGACGGTCCTGCAGGGGGTCTACCAGTCACATCAGGCGACGGCCTCCGCGTGCGCGGTAAACAACATCCACCTTCTGCGCGGGATGCTCGGGCGGCCGGGGTGCGGGGTTCTGCAGTTCAACGGTCAGCCGACGGCCCAGAACACCCGCGAGACCGGAGCGAACGGGGACCTCCCGGCGTTCAGGAACTGGGACAACCCGGAGCACATCCAGCAGCTCGCCGACCTCTGGAACGTCGACCGGATGGTGATCCCGCACTGGGCCCCGCCGACGCACGCAATGCAGATCTTCCGCTACGCCGAGCAGGGCTCCATAGAGTTGCTGTGGATCAGCGGCACGAACCCGGCGGTGAGCCTCCCGGACCTCTCGCGCATCCGGGAGATCCTCCGGAAAGAAGACCTCTTTGTCGTTGCGCAGGACATCTTCCCGACCGAGACCACCGAGCTCGCCGACGTCGTTCTTCCGGCGGCGACCTGGGGCGAGAAGACCGGGACCTACACGAACACCGACCGGACCGTCCACCTCTCCGAGGCCGCCGTCGAGCCGCCCGGAGAGGCAAGGCACGACCTCGACATCTTTCTCGACTACGCAAGGCGCATGGACTTGCGCGACAAAGACGGCGCACCCCTCATAAAGTGGGCGCATCCCGAGGAGGCTTTCGAGGCCTGGAAGGCGTGCACCCGCGGGAGACTGTGCGACTACACGGGCCTCACCTACGAAAAGCTCCGCGGCGAGAGCGGCATTCAGTGGCCCTGCAACGCACAGAACCCGGACGGGACCGAGCGGCTCTACCGGGACGCGGACTTCAACACCCACACGGAGACCTGCGAGACCTACGGCCACGACCTTCTAACCGGCGCGACTAACAGCGAGAAAGAGCACCGGGCGATGGCTCCGGAGGGCCGGGCCCTACTCAAGGCCGCCTCCTACACGCCGCCGCACGAGGAACCGGGCGAGAGTTATCCCCTCCGGCTCACGACGGGCCGGACGATCTACCACTTCCACACCCGAACAAAGACCGCCCGCGCCCCGGAGCTGAACGCCGCCGCCCCCGAGGCGTGGGTCGAGATGAACCGCTCCGACGCAGAGAGTGCCGGGGTGGGGGAGGGCGACGTCGTGCGCGTCGAGTCGCCGCGCGGGTGGTTCGAGGCCCCGGCGCGGTTGACGGAGATAAAGGAGGGCGTCGTGTTCGCGCCGTTTCACTACGGCTACTTCGACTCCGAGGAGGCGCGACCCGGGCGGCACCCGCGGGCGGCGAACGAGGCGACGATCACCTCCTGGGACCCGGTCTCAAAGCAGCCGCTCTTCAAGGTGGCGGCGGTGAAGGTAACGAAGGTCGGGAACGGAGGCTAA
- a CDS encoding MarP family serine protease, whose translation MPFQLSQVPLIDVFIGVFVLLVVLRGARTGFLAGILSLVGVVVGAAVGSRVARHLLPDEGSIAFGAGITLVSILVFAVIGDLVARSIGGSLRASVVGRGGSALDSVGGAALGLALSLTLVWAVGIFAGQTPAFLGVRPVIEDSRIVAALDSRMPSELLTRAVAQLDPLPQISGPEVDLGSPDEGILSDPDVQAAAESTVRVTGIACGFGVEGSGWVAAPNLVVTNAHVVAGEATTSVQPQGYGPLYDADVVLFDRRNDLAVLRVSGLGAPPLETGVPTPNEPAAVIGFPGNGPLNVQPATTGDTRRVISSDAYNTGPVERTVTSLRVFVRPGNSGGPAVNSDGEVIATVFASRADSNSSGYGIPSQIVERRLEEAASRYSPVSTGPCAG comes from the coding sequence GTGCCTTTCCAGCTCTCTCAGGTTCCGCTTATAGACGTGTTTATCGGGGTGTTCGTGCTGCTCGTGGTGCTTCGCGGGGCGCGGACGGGGTTCCTTGCCGGGATACTCTCGCTTGTCGGGGTGGTCGTCGGGGCGGCGGTCGGGTCTCGGGTCGCCCGGCACCTGCTCCCGGACGAGGGAAGCATCGCGTTCGGGGCCGGGATCACGCTCGTGAGCATCCTTGTCTTTGCCGTTATCGGGGACCTCGTCGCCCGCAGCATCGGCGGCTCTTTGCGGGCGAGCGTCGTCGGACGAGGGGGCTCCGCGCTCGACTCGGTCGGCGGGGCGGCGCTCGGGCTCGCGCTCTCGCTGACGCTCGTGTGGGCGGTCGGGATCTTCGCCGGACAGACCCCGGCCTTTCTCGGGGTCCGCCCGGTTATAGAAGACTCGAGGATAGTCGCCGCGCTCGATTCGAGGATGCCCTCGGAGCTGCTCACCCGGGCGGTGGCGCAGCTCGACCCGCTGCCCCAGATCAGCGGCCCCGAGGTCGACCTCGGCTCGCCGGACGAAGGCATCCTCTCCGACCCGGACGTGCAGGCCGCCGCCGAGAGCACGGTCCGGGTAACCGGGATAGCCTGCGGCTTCGGGGTCGAGGGCTCGGGCTGGGTCGCAGCGCCGAACCTCGTCGTAACGAACGCCCACGTCGTGGCGGGAGAGGCGACGACGAGCGTCCAGCCCCAGGGCTACGGCCCGCTCTACGACGCGGACGTCGTCCTCTTCGACCGGCGAAACGACCTCGCCGTTCTTAGGGTCTCCGGGCTCGGGGCCCCGCCGCTCGAAACCGGAGTGCCCACCCCGAACGAGCCCGCAGCCGTTATCGGGTTCCCCGGCAACGGACCGCTCAACGTCCAGCCCGCCACGACCGGCGACACGCGGCGCGTGATCTCCAGCGACGCCTACAACACCGGCCCCGTCGAGCGGACCGTGACGAGCCTGCGGGTCTTTGTTCGGCCGGGCAACTCCGGAGGCCCCGCAGTCAACTCAGACGGCGAGGTGATAGCCACCGTCTTCGCCAGCCGCGCCGACTCGAACTCCTCCGGCTACGGCATCCCGTCGCAGATCGTCGAACGCCGCCTCGAAGAGGCCGCCTCGCGCTACTCCCCCGTCAGCACCGGCCCCTGCGCGGGCTAG
- the rlmN gene encoding 23S rRNA (adenine(2503)-C(2))-methyltransferase RlmN, producing MSENGATAEIRTEERGASLAAAVMPEVAAVLAGRGEPGYRLGQAYRALVKGLARDWSEATDLPKRLREELSEKAPATVLDLQNLSKASDGTRKYLFSTRDGHRIETVMIPEKDRRTVCISTQVGCPMACKFCATGLLGIKRNLKAREIAEQVLLAQRDLAAQGQGERVTNIVVMGMGEPFLNYTETLKALRVINDPQGFGLAARHIAVSTSGLVEKIRRFADEPEQFHLAISLHNPFESERREIMPVAGRHSVSELMAAARYFVEKTRRKLFFEYTLLEGVNDRPRHVEKLAEILDHPLYHLNLLRFNWTDTGFSATSKRGAREFLDYARELGIPATLRPSRGGDIDAACGQLAAKDLRRLGSAPLVKLSG from the coding sequence ATGAGCGAGAACGGCGCGACAGCGGAGATCAGGACGGAAGAGCGGGGCGCGAGCCTCGCCGCCGCCGTCATGCCTGAGGTTGCGGCCGTTCTCGCCGGGCGCGGTGAGCCCGGCTACCGGCTCGGGCAGGCGTACCGCGCGCTCGTGAAGGGGCTCGCCCGCGACTGGAGCGAGGCGACCGACCTCCCGAAGCGCCTGCGCGAGGAGCTTTCGGAGAAGGCCCCGGCGACCGTCCTTGACCTGCAGAACCTCTCAAAGGCGTCGGACGGGACGCGGAAGTACCTTTTCTCGACGCGCGACGGGCACAGGATCGAGACGGTCATGATCCCCGAGAAAGACCGCCGGACGGTCTGCATCTCGACGCAGGTAGGCTGCCCGATGGCCTGCAAGTTCTGCGCGACGGGGCTTCTCGGCATCAAGCGCAACCTGAAGGCGCGGGAGATCGCCGAGCAGGTCCTTCTCGCGCAGCGCGACCTCGCCGCGCAAGGGCAGGGCGAGCGCGTAACGAACATCGTCGTGATGGGGATGGGTGAGCCGTTTCTGAACTACACCGAGACGCTAAAGGCCCTGCGCGTAATAAACGACCCGCAGGGCTTCGGCCTCGCAGCAAGGCACATCGCCGTCTCGACGAGCGGGCTCGTGGAGAAGATCCGGCGCTTCGCCGACGAGCCAGAGCAGTTCCATCTTGCGATCAGCCTCCACAACCCCTTCGAGAGCGAGCGGAGGGAGATCATGCCCGTCGCCGGCCGCCACTCCGTCTCGGAGCTTATGGCAGCGGCGCGCTACTTTGTCGAGAAGACCCGCCGCAAGCTCTTCTTCGAGTACACGCTGCTGGAGGGCGTCAACGACAGGCCCCGCCACGTCGAGAAGCTCGCGGAGATCCTCGACCACCCCCTCTACCATCTGAATCTCCTCCGTTTTAACTGGACGGACACTGGCTTCTCGGCGACGAGCAAGCGCGGGGCGCGGGAGTTCCTCGACTACGCGCGCGAGCTCGGTATCCCGGCGACGCTACGCCCGAGCCGGGGAGGCGACATAGACGCAGCCTGCGGCCAGCTCGCGGCGAAGGACCTGAGGAGGCTCGGGAGCGCACCGCTCGTGAAGCTCTCCGGATGA
- a CDS encoding PH domain-containing protein, translated as MTLEPVPERDKGRKPLGRAAEPSGLPPFPSRRLDPKAKTVWRISNLLWAFPLVGVGALVGLFARFTGAPAYIWAAPVAITLGLAFFSVVVTPALRWRRWRYELREDEVDLQRGIFWVTRTLVPFARIQHVDTQSGPLQRHYGLATVVFYTAAGANQIPELSAPVADGVRERIAALTREQDEL; from the coding sequence ATGACGCTGGAGCCCGTTCCGGAGAGGGATAAGGGCCGGAAGCCCCTCGGACGCGCGGCGGAGCCGAGCGGTCTCCCGCCGTTCCCTTCCCGGCGGCTCGATCCGAAGGCCAAGACGGTGTGGAGGATCTCCAACCTTCTCTGGGCCTTTCCGCTCGTCGGGGTGGGGGCGCTCGTCGGTCTGTTCGCAAGGTTCACCGGAGCGCCGGCGTACATCTGGGCTGCGCCGGTCGCGATCACGCTCGGGCTCGCGTTCTTCTCGGTTGTCGTTACGCCGGCGCTGCGCTGGCGGCGCTGGCGCTACGAGCTCCGGGAGGACGAGGTGGACCTTCAGCGCGGGATCTTCTGGGTAACGAGGACGCTCGTCCCGTTCGCCCGCATCCAGCACGTGGACACGCAGAGCGGACCGCTCCAGCGCCACTACGGGCTTGCGACGGTCGTCTTCTACACCGCCGCCGGGGCGAACCAGATCCCCGAGCTCTCGGCCCCCGTCGCCGACGGCGTGCGCGAGCGCATAGCCGCTCTTACCCGGGAGCAGGATGAACTCTGA
- a CDS encoding FAD-dependent oxidoreductase gives MHAKQGTATRADCVVVGGGPAGATLSLLLVRKGVRVTLLEAHPDFDREFRGDTLHPSAMELMEDLGLAGKLLKLRHSTVRSLTLQTASGPLTPVDLSRLRTEFPYITLMPQKSFLEFITREASRYPTFRLVMEARVRELVEAEGVVGGVRYEGRDGRLHEVRSELVIGADGRGSRVRRLAGLTAKKTSPPMDVLWFRLPRKREDPEGAVGRFGRGRIAILLDRLDWWQCGYVIPKGTYPELRRAGVEKLRRDFAGLVPEFADRVEHLKDLRQASLLSVESSLCPRWYRPGLVLIGDAAHVMSPVGGVGINYALQDAVAAANILTGPLLAGRVRERDLARLQRRRKLPTRAIQLFQSLVQKNLLARALDPQRPFDPPAALRLALRLPGLRSLPARIVGFGLRPERIR, from the coding sequence ATGCACGCCAAGCAGGGCACAGCGACCCGGGCGGACTGCGTCGTTGTCGGAGGAGGTCCCGCCGGGGCAACCCTCTCGCTCCTTCTCGTCCGCAAAGGCGTGCGCGTCACCCTTCTCGAAGCGCACCCGGACTTCGACCGGGAGTTCCGGGGCGACACGCTCCATCCGTCGGCTATGGAGCTCATGGAGGACCTCGGCCTCGCCGGAAAGCTCCTGAAGCTGCGCCACTCGACCGTCCGCTCGCTCACCCTCCAGACCGCGAGCGGCCCCCTCACCCCGGTAGACCTCTCGCGCCTGAGGACAGAGTTCCCGTACATAACGCTCATGCCGCAGAAGAGCTTTCTTGAGTTCATTACACGGGAGGCGAGCCGCTACCCGACGTTCCGGCTCGTGATGGAGGCGCGCGTCCGGGAGCTTGTCGAGGCCGAGGGCGTCGTCGGCGGGGTGCGTTACGAGGGCCGGGACGGAAGGCTGCACGAGGTCCGCTCAGAGCTCGTCATCGGGGCGGACGGCCGCGGGAGCCGGGTCAGGAGGCTCGCCGGGCTCACGGCAAAAAAGACCTCGCCGCCGATGGACGTCCTGTGGTTCAGGCTGCCCCGCAAGCGTGAGGACCCGGAGGGCGCGGTCGGACGTTTCGGGCGGGGGAGGATCGCGATCCTCCTCGACCGCCTCGACTGGTGGCAGTGCGGGTATGTGATCCCCAAGGGCACCTACCCGGAGCTTCGCCGCGCCGGAGTGGAGAAGCTCCGCCGGGACTTCGCCGGGCTCGTGCCGGAGTTCGCGGACCGGGTCGAGCACCTGAAGGACCTCCGGCAGGCGTCGCTCCTCTCGGTCGAGTCGAGCCTGTGTCCGAGGTGGTACCGGCCGGGGCTCGTCCTGATCGGCGACGCAGCCCACGTCATGAGCCCGGTCGGAGGGGTCGGGATAAACTACGCCCTTCAGGACGCCGTCGCCGCCGCGAACATCCTGACCGGCCCGCTTCTCGCCGGACGCGTCCGCGAGCGCGACCTCGCCCGTCTTCAGCGTCGCCGCAAGCTCCCGACGCGAGCGATCCAGCTCTTCCAGTCCCTTGTCCAGAAGAACCTTCTCGCCCGCGCCCTCGACCCGCAGAGGCCCTTCGATCCCCCGGCGGCGCTGCGCCTCGCCCTCCGGCTCCCCGGCCTCCGGAGCCTCCCGGCGCGCATTGTCGGCTTCGGGCTCCGGCCGGAGAGGATCAGGTAG